The sequence TTCAAAAAGCCAGGACAGCTACTTTTTGTTTGAGCTTTATGAGTCCGATATGAAACTAGTTTTTGATACACAAAAGACTTTTGGGACAAATTTTGCTAGATTTTTCAAGCCCTCAACTCCAGATGAAGCGATAAATTTGCTAGCTAAAAGCGCAGCTAAAATTGGTCTAAACATAACCAAAAACGCACTTTACGAGCTTTACTTTACGCATAATGAAAATTTATACCTTGCAGCAAGCGAGCTAACAAAGCTAAAGAGCCTAAACACACACATCGAACAAGATGATGTAAAAAGGCTAGTTTTTGGACTTGGCGGGATAAATTTTGATGATTTTTTTAACAAATTTATGGCTCTAAAAGACATAAAAAACGACTTTTTTACCTATCTAGAAGATCCAAATTTTAATGAAATTTTACTTCTAAATTCGCTTTACAAAGCATTTTTTAGACTATTTAAAATTTACTCTTATATAAAGATAAATGGCCGATTAAATTTAGATGAGGCAATTGGTTATCAACCGCCTGTAAATGTCGCAAATTTATTAAAAGCAAATAGTCTAAAACTAAATTTAAACGCCTATTTAGAGATATTTAAAACGCTAAATTTAGCCGAGTTAGAGCTAAAAACAAATACAAAAATGGATAAAGAAATTTTTGTATTATCAACTATTTTAAATTTACAACACCTCATATCAACAGCAAATATTAAGTAACTTTAAGCTAAAATCCACCCTTGCTTAATGCAAAATCCTTGCTCACAAAGTGAGCTAAATATCCATAAGGAGAAGAAATGAAACATTACGAGCTTTTATTTATTCTTAAGCCGACACTAACGGAAGAGGAAGTTAAAGCTAAAGTTGACTTCGTAAAAGAAGTTATAACAAAAAATGGCGGCGAAATCGCTACTGTCGTTGAGATGGGCACTAGAAAACTAGCTTATACCATCAAAAAATATGAGCGTGGAACATATTTTGTTATCTATTACAAAGCACCACCAGCACTTCTTGCAGAGCTTACAAGAAATGTAAGGATCACTGAAGATATCATAAGATTTTTAAGCGTTAAATATGAAAATAAACGCGAAATCGCAGCTTGGGAAAGACTTTGCAAAGGTATCAAACAAACTATAAAAAAAGAGCCTCGTGAGCCAAGAGCACCGCGTGAGCCAAGAGTTGAAAAAGTAGACGAGCAAACTTTTACAGAAGAATAATCAAGGATCAAAAATGTTCAATAAAGTAGTACTGGTTGGGAATTTAACAAGAGATATCGAGCTAAGATACACTACTAGTGGATCTGCTATAGGAAATTCCGGTATTGCTGTTACTAGAAAATTTAATACTAACGGCGAAAAACGTGAAGAGACATGCTTTATTGACATATCGTTCTTTGGCAAATCAGCTGAGATAGCAAATCAATATTTAAGCAAAGGCTCCAAGCTTCTGGTTGAAGGAAGATTAAAATTTGATCAATGGACCGACAATAACGGACAAAACCGTTCAAAGCACTCAATCGTAGTTGAAAATATGGAGATGCTTGGCGGAAATAGCGGAGCTAATGGACAAAGTCAAGGTGGATTTAATCAAAATAGTTCGTACTCACAACAACGAAATAATGGTTCAAATAATAGCTATGGTAATGGTGGATATCAAAATTCAGCATCACAAAGACAGCAAATGCAACCACAAAATAAAAAAGTACAAGAAGAGTACTATGAGGAAAAAATCCCTGATATAAACATTGACGCCGATAATTTTGATGGCGACAACGAAATACCGTTTTAATTTAAAGGATAGAAAATGGCAGAAAAAAGAAAATATTCACGTAAATATTGCAAATTTACAGAAGCAAAAATTGATTTTATAGATTATAAAGATACTTCTCTTTTAAAGTATTGTTTATCAGAGAGATTTAAAATCATGCCAAGACGTTTAACTGGCACATCAAAAAGACATCAAGAGATGGTAGAAAAAGCGATCAAAAGAGCTCGTCATGCAGCTATTATACCTTACATAGTAGATCGCAAAGATGTAGTTTCAAATCCTTTTGATGGACTATAATTAATTAACTTATTAAGCCCCTATTAACGGGGTTTAATCCTAATCCTAAATATCCTAGATTTATATTCTTACAGATTTTTATTTATTGAACACAGTTCAAAATATTTTTCAAGTACTATCTATAATTTTGATTTAACTTGCACGAGGTAAATAGAATTTATTCAAGTAGACATCTCAAATATATACTGTCTTTAAACAACTCTTTAGTTCAAAAATAACTTATTTAGCCATATGTGCAATCAATGTCGTCGATTTACCACAATTCTTACTATTATGAATCACACATCATCTATCGTATAGCAATAGCTATTCACATGAGGCTAAAAAGTAAGATGCTTAATATAGAAGAACTTTACAATAAAAACATATCTTAGTAAATCCAATATTCATCCATTTGGTGTCCGCATATCTTACAAATGGCCTTTATTATGTATTTTTTATTTTAAAAATTTACCAATGTCAAATCAGCTTAACCGTACAATTAATATTAGCCAAAAACAAATTTTAAACATCCTTTTCTTGACATGTAATAATGTTTTTTGTATAATCTCAATTCTTTTTTAAACAAATGTCTTGCTAGCTCAGTCGGTAGAGCATCTCACTTTTAATGAGGGGGCCGTTGGTTCGAATCCAACGCAGGACACCATTTTTGGGTTTATGACCCTTTCGTCTAGTGGCTCAGGACTCTACTTTCTCTGTGTAGAAACAGAGGTTCAAATCCTCTAAGGGTCGCCAGATATTTTTTAAATTTTAGGTCGCTTAGCTCAGTTGGTAGAGCGCCACCCTTACAAGGTGGATGTCATAAGTTCGAGTCTTATAGCGACCACCATTTTAGGTGCAGCGGTAGTTCAGTTGGTTAGAATGCCGCCCTGTCACGGCGGAGGTCGCGGGTTCGAGCCCCGTCCGCTGCGCCATCATTTATTCTTTAACTTCCATTTTTCCCAGTTATTGTTATTCTTAAAAATAGTGAATTTTATTAAAAATTTATATTTTAAAATTTTACATATAAAATAAATTGAGAAATAAAATCTAAGTTATCACCACTAAATCGCATATATTTAAAAATAAATCTTTTACTAAAATTTCTAGATAATTGATACAAGATAAATCAAAAATTAATATTTTTATCTCTAAGTTATCAAAAAATCAATATAATCGTAAAAATTTAATAAGGGAAATTTATGGCATTTGAAAATGTATTAAAAGCGATTGAAGATATAAAAAATGGCAAAATGGTAATTATGGTCGATGACGAAGACCGTGAGAATGAAGGAGACTTGGTCTTTTCGGCGGCAAGCAGCGATATGCAAAAGGTAAATTTTGCAATCACTCATGCAAAAGGTGTGCTTTGCCTTGCAATGGATGAAGCAAACGCAAAAAGACTTGATTTGCCGCTAATGGTTTCTAAAAATACATCTAGTCACGAAACCGCATTTACTGTCACAATTGACGCAAAGGAAGCAACGACAGGCGTAAGTGCTTATGAGCGAGATATGACGATTAGACTTGCTGCTAGTATTGATTCAGTGCCTGAAAATTTTGTAAGGCCTGGGCATATATTTCCGCTTATTGCAAAAAAAGGTGGCGTCCTCGTTCGTACAGGTCACACTGAAGGATCAGTTGATCTTTGCAAACTCGCTGGCGTTAGCCCAATGGCAGCGATTTGTGAGATCGTAAAAGAAGATGGCACAATGGCAAGACGTGATTATTTGGAAGAATTCTGTAAAAAATTTAACCTAAATATGATAAGCGTTTCTGAATTAGTAGAATACAGACTTAGTCACGAAAGCTTAATAGAAGTTTCGCCTGCAAAGAGTGTAAAAATCTGTGGTTTTGAAGCAAAAAGATATGACATAAAAGATCACGAAAATAAAAATCACGCTGCCTATGTTTTCGGAGAGATAAAAGCGCAAACTAATGTAAAATTTCAAAAAATAAGCAAAGACCATGAGCTTTTAAGCGGAGATAAATTTGATAATTTATTAAAGGCATTGGATTTTTTAAGTAAAAATGGCGGAGTGTTGCTATTTTTAGACAGCAATAAAAGCGATACAAGCTCGCAAAAAGATTATGGCATTGGGGCACAAATTTTAAAGTATTTTGGCATAAGTGAAATTGAGCTTTTAAGCTCAAATAAAAATAAAGAATTTGTAAGCCTTGCAGGTTTTGGTCTTGATATAAAAGGCTATAAAGAAATTTAATTTTGTCACGTTCTATTTAATGCGGATATTAATCATCCTAGTAGCAAAATTCTTCACTTGGGAAAATTTTGCCTTTTACATCATTTGCGTAGGATTGCACACTCTTTCTTACAATATCCGCTCCATCAAGATAGTGTTTTACAAATTTTGGTTTAAAGTCTTCAAAAAAACCAAGCATATCAGACCACACAAGCACTTGTCCATCGACATTTACCCCAGACCCAATGCCAATAACTGGTATATGAACTTGCTTTGTTATCTCGCTAGCCACACTACTCATCGTACCTTCAAGCAAGATACCAAATGTTCCAGCTTGCTCGAACGCCAAAGCCTCGTCAATTAGTTTTTTTGCCTCGATCTCGCTTCTGCCTTTTATCTTATAACCGCCTTCAAATTTATAAAACTGAGGCTTTAAACCAATGTGAGCCATAACATTTATGCCCTCTTCACAAAGGCGCTTCACTAAATTTACTTGGTGCATGCCAACTTCGAGCTTTACCGCATCGGCATTTGTCTGTTTGAAAAATTTCATCGCATTTTTTATCGCTTGCTTTTCATTTGTGTAACTACCAAATGGCATATCAGCCATGATAAAAGTATTTTTAGCTCCGTTACAAACAGCCTTTGTATGATAAAGCATGGTATTCATGTCCGCACTTATCGTGCTTTCTTGCATATTAAAACTCATATTTAAGCTATCGCCAACCAAAATAATATCAGCATAATCATTAAAAAGCTTAGCAAATAACGCATCATAGGCTGTTATCATTACAATAGGGTCAATGCCTTTTTTGTTTTTTATATCATTTATGCTTAATTTTTTCTTCTGAGTTTTTTCATTTTTCATTGCAAGCTCCAAGGATTTTACCTAAAAGGCTAACAATTTTATCAAATTTTTGCTACAATTACGCCAATTTCTTAAGGACATAAAAATGGGTATATTAAAAAGGCTTGAAATAGATTACTCTTATGACATAGTTGAAGAATTTTTATCTCACTATGCTTTAATGTGCGATTTACTCGAGCCTTTGATAATAAATTTAGGAAGAGCTGATAAATATAAAGATAGTATCTTAGAGCTTACTAGGATTTTTCATAATATTAAATCAGCAGCAGGATTCATGCATCTTGATCCGATATTAAAGCTTACAACTTTAGCTGAAGAGATAGCTCAAGAAGCAAGAAGTCTAAAAGGGCCAGCAAATGATAAATTTATAGATTGGTTACTACTTATTAGCGATCAGTTTAATAAATATAAAGATGATGTAGAGAACGATTTTGAATATTTTAGCGTTCTTGAGCCAAAAATCATTGATGTGCCTGCAAAACTTAACTAAATAATTCACTAACCATTTTATTTTTTGGGAGCGACTTGGCTTCGACAGGAGCAGAGTGTGTACGGTGGCACGTCGCTTTGAGCAAAGCGTAAAAAGCTCAAATTAAATTTAAACGCAAACAACGTTAATTTCGCTCCTGCTTACGCTAAAGCTGCGTAAGTTCAGTTGAGCCTTGCTTAGTCTAATTCTAGCTAGGACAAAAGCAAGTAATTTAGCTAGAGTAGGCTCGCAAAGTGACTGCTTGCTAGCTGAAATTTTAGTCTTAGTCTAAATTTTGGTTTTGGAAAGTGAGCCTTTTTAGATGAAATTTTCACTTTTGCTAAGCGTGTAGAGGCTGTATGCATTTTGTTTTTGGACAGGGGTTCGATCCCCCTCGCTTCCACCATTTTTATCTAAAATACAAATAAAAATTTTATTAAATAGCTTAAATTAAAAAAGCTCTTCTGACTCAAAATAATTTTGTGAAATATTTCGCTCTTTTTCATTAGTATTTACATGAAGCACATAATAGCCTATCTGTGTGTTGCTAGCATCTATTAGTGGTACCACGCAAAAGTAGTGCGTTTTATAAACGTAAAATTCATATTCTTTAAAATTAATATCACGCAAAAAACCTACTATGTTTAAATTTGCACTGCTTAAATTTTCGATGTAATAATCATTTAAAATTTGATCACTTGGAATGCTTTTACGAGATGGCATCTTGTCTTTTGCCAAAAGAACAAATAGATCAATTCCTTGCTTTTTAAAATAATTTCCAAGTGAGTCAAAATTTAACAAAACCTCGATGTTACCAATAATTTTACCATCACGTATTACGTTTGAGACAGCCCTTATATGTGTTCCAGCATACCACGCCTCGATGCCAACCATGGGCTTGTTTTGATGCCTTGACTCTTGCACTAAAAACCTACTACTAGCGATCATATCGCCATATCTGTTTAGATCCCAACTCCTTACATAGCTTTTTAGATCTTTATCATAAATATGAAGCTTAATGTTGTTATACATCGAAGCTGCGCCAAGGGTTTTGGTTAAATTTTCGATATTTTTTATACATTCATCGCGACTTTGCCCTAGCAAGCACGTTTGTATAGACTCATTTTGAGCAAGCAAGATAGAGATCGCCATTGATGAAAATTTCTCATCATCTATGCTTTTATTAAGCTGTTTTACCTGATAATCAAAAAAGACTCGCATATTATTTTGCATCTTTTCAGCCATATAAGAGCTATAAAGAAAATAAAAAAGCCCTCCAAGCACTATAATAAAGATAAAAATGATATAGACATTAAAATATTTTTTATATTTATTCAAAACTAGCCCTTAACTTTTCTTCTAAAAATTTTGCAAATTTATCAAATTCTGGCAACACAAGCTCGCTTTTTCTCTTAGCAGCTGCCCACACACTATCTGGAAAAAATGCGTCATCACTAAATCTAGCAATAACATGAATATGCACGTGTGGTACGTAGTTTCCAAAGCTTGCGATGTTTATCTTAGTTGGTTTATAAAACTCAAGCATCGCCTTTTCAGCCACCAGCATCGCCTCAAAAAGCCTTGCCCTACTCGCTTCATCGCAATCGCTTAGCTCACGAAATGGCTTAATGGTAAAAATTTTTATCCATGGAAGTTCATTGTCTTCACGCTCGATTTTTATAAATTTATCTTCATAGATCATATTTGCTCCTATTTTTATACGAAATTTCTCTCTCTTAAAAGCGTATAAAGTTTGATAGTCGAGATAAAAAATGTTACGATCGCTGGTCCAAGGATCACACCCCAAAACCCAAATGTCGTGATGCCTGCAAGCATCGCAAAAAATATAAGAAGTTCATTTATTTTTGTTGGTATTTTAACCAGCTTCGAGTTTATAAATTTAATAACAAGTGGTTTTAAAAGCGTATCAGCTGCAAATGAGATCACTACGATCGTATAAATTGCGATAGTTATCGCTGCTGCTATGTTGCCATTTGCAAACTCATAAATACTAATAGGCCCCCATGCCAAAATACCGCCAACAACTGGGATAAGCGAAGCAAAGCTAAAAAAGATACCAGTTAGCACGCCATCATATCCGTAAAAGCTTGTGATAATAGCAAACAAAAAGCCTTGTATTATCATATTTGCAATGGTTGAATAAAAAACCACGCTCATCACGTTGCCAACCTCGCTTAAAATAGACTCTGTGTCATCTTGTTTTAGCGGAAGTGCATATTTTAGATAGCTGATTAGTTCATTGCCGTAAAGATTGCAAAAGAAAAAAAAGACCAAAATAATGATCATATCAACGCCAAATTTAAGGCTTAACTTGCCCAGGCTTGCAAGATTTGTCGCAAGTTGAGAAAAAAGCATCTTAATATCAAGTCCGCCAATAAATTCTTTTATCTTTGGCTCTAAAAAATTTATCGACTCAGGCATCCTAAAATCATAATTTTTGATAAATTCGATAGTCTTTGTAACATTGTTTATATCAAAGCCAGCCGCGTATTTTGCGATCTCAACCACCGCATAAAGAAGTGGGGCGATAAATAAGCAAAGAAGCACAGATGTGGTAAGAGCCGATGAAAGCGTCTTGCGGTTTTTGGTAAGCGATAAAAATGCGATTTGGACATTTGAAACCGCGACAGCAAGCAGTGCAGCGATAAAAATATCAAGCAGATAAGGTTTAAAAAGATAGACCACCAACGCCAAAGCGCAAAATACAAAAATTCCAAAAAATAGTCTATTGTTCATCTTGCTCCCTTAAAATGGGGTAATTATAGCAAATTTATCAAAGTTGCTCATTTGCTTCCCAAATTTGCTCAATCTCTTTGCCATCAAGCTTGCAAAGCTAGCAAGTGTGGCTAGGCTTTTGATATTTTTAGCATGCTACTGGCGCTTAGTAAATTTAGATAAATTTATAGTTTTACGCAAAATTTCTAGCTCAAAAGCTCCTATAAATTTAGCCTTTTACGTACACTGAAAATTTGCCCCAATGATCTCGCATTCATCACAGACTTGAACATATATAGTTCCCTCGCCATCTACTAGACTTCCAAGAGGAATTTGTGCTAGATATTTCATGCTTTTGCTACATTTTGGACATTTTAAATACTCAGCATCTTGCTCCCACTGCGGATATCCACCAAGCAAAATTTCGCTATCTATCATATATGAGTAGTGAGCGCAAACCTCGCTAGCTAGCTCGAAATTTTGCCCATCGAGCGTTGCCACAGCATCTCTTAAATAATCTTCGCTATCACCCTCACCTACTACCTCTGTTTGCACGCTATTGCCATCATTTTGGCAAAAGTACTGCACAAGGCCAACGCATGTTGGGCAAAATTTAAGCACAGCATCGTTTTTAAGCTCTAAGTTAAGTCGTTTTAAGCTCTCTTTTTTGATTGTAAATTCCAGCATCTCACCGCTACAAAATTTACATTTTTCATCGTTTAGTGCTTTAAATTTAATGCTTGCCTCTGCGTTTTGGCTTGGCTCACATGTAAAACACCTATCAAAAACTAGGCTTTTTCTCTTACCACTCTCGTCAAAGCTCCAGCCAGCAACCTGAGCGTATGCATCAGTATCGACGTGAAGCTTTGCCTTCCAAGGCTTTGGCGCATTATAGAGCTTAAAAAATAGCTCCCTCACCACCTCATCGCCCTGCCATGCAAGTGCGCAAAGGATGTGATTTATTTTTACGATATTTTCAGCGCCATTTAGACTATTTATGAGCTCATCTCTCACGTCGCTTGGGGCGTTTTTGTAAATTTCAAATGGGTAGTATTCGCCCTGCTTGGTCACTTCTTTTATTATCTGCTCGTCGCAAATGCCATGCAGGTAGAAAATATAGACAAGATCGCTATAAATTTCATCATATTTGCCTATATCGTCTGTGTGAGCTAGGACATTTTTTAGCTTTTGCTTAATCTCAGCCTTGCTTAAACCTTGATAAAACTTCAGCTTCTCTTTTTGCCTGCAATCATAGCAGATCCCATCAAAGTAAATCGTCCTTTGCTCGCACTTAGGACAAAGATGTGGCTCACCCATTTTTGCTCCAAATTTAAATTTCGCTACTCAAAAAGCCCTTTTTCGATATCGATCTTGATGTTAAAGGTCTCAAAGCACTTCGCACTTGCGATCCTACCCTTTGCGGTGCGCTCGATAAAGCCATTTGCAAGCAGATATGGCTCGATGACATCCTCAACCGTGCCCTCATCCTCACTAAGTGCCGCTGCGATCGTGCTAAGCCCCATAGGACGGCGCCTTGCTTGCATCAAAATTTCTAAATACCTAATATCCATCTCATCAAATCCAAGCGAATTTACACCAAGTGCATTAAGTCCCTCTTTTGCACGCTCGTGACTGATGATTTGCTCGTCATTTACCTCGGCAAAGTCGCGGATACGCTTTAGTAGCCTAAGAGCGATCCTAGGCGTGCCACGTGAGCGTTTGGCGATCTCTAAAGAGGCGTTTTTGTCGCACTCTTTACCAAGCTTGGCTGATGCGATCTGTACGATACGGCTTAGCTCGCTGCTTGTGTAAAACTGCAGCCTAAAGTCCATTCCAAAGCGGTCTCTTAAAGGCGCTGAGATCATGCCAGCACGCGTCGTCGCACCTATTAGCGTAAATTTTGGCAGGTCTATCTTGATAGTCTGAGCAGCTGGTCCTGAGCCTATGATAATGTCTAGCCTAAAGTCCTCCATCGCAGGGTAAAGCACCTCCTCGATAGCTGGGCTTAGGCGGTGGATCTCATCGATAAAAAGCACGTCGCCCTCTTGTAAATTTGTAAGGATCGCCGCAAGATCACCACTCTTTTCTATCATAGGCGCTGCGGTCATTTTGATACTTACACCCATCTCGTTTGCGATGATGTGAGCAAGGGTGGTTTTACCAAGTCCTGGAGGGCCGTAAAATAGCACGTGATCTAGGCACTCATTTCGCTTTTTGGCTGCTTTTATAAAGACATCTAAATTTTGCTTGATCTTTTCTTGTCCGATATAGTCTTCAAATTTTGTCGGTCTAAGCGAGACTTCAAAGTCATTTTCAAAGCTTACTTTTTCGATTTCAACGATTCTATCCAAAGTTTTTCCTTCTAAATTTAAGGCTTCATTTTACGCTTTTATGCTTAATTTAAGCTCGTTTAAATTTATAATAAAAGGTGCTGCCCTCGCCATAGACGCTATCAACGCCGTATGTAATGCCATGTTTTTGGCAAATTTCACTGACGATATTTAGCCCAAGTCCAAAGCCACCTTGGATTTCATCCTCTCTGACGTATCTTTTCCAGATCTTTTTGACGTCCTTTATCCCCTTGCCAAAGTCCTGCACGCTAAGATTTATGCGGTCTGCTTCAAGCTCTAAATTTACTATTATCTCGCTCTCTTTTTGGCTGTATTTTATGGCGTTTGTTATGGTGTTGTCGATGATGCGCTGAGCTTCGACCTTGCTTAGCATAGTAAATGCATCGCCTTCTAAATTTGTCTTTATCTCAATGTGCTTGACATCAGCCACGCTTGAGAGAAATTTCACTCGCTCTATTATGTATTCGCCTAAATTTAGCCTCTCAAGTGGAAATTTGATGTAGCCTCGCTTTATGAAGTACTCGACATCTTCGTAGGTTATTTGCATCTGTTTTAGGGCGTTTTTGATGCGAGTTATATACTTGTTTTCAAGTCCAAGCATCTCAAGGTTCATACCAGCCACGCCAAGTGGGGTCTTTAGCTCGTGCATGGCGTCGTTAAAGAAGTTGTTCATATACTTTTGAAACTCTTTATAGGGCTTAACGCTACTTAGATATAAAAAATATACGATAAAAAGCACCGCTACAAGGATGACAATGAGCATAAGTGCCGCTAGAAATATACTTTTTTCATTATCAAGCTCTTTTTCAACGACAATGTAATAAGGCGTCTTATCCTTTATAAAAAAACTTTTATAAAACAAGCAGCCATTTTCTTCAAGTGTTACAAATTTAAAGTTACTTGGCTGCTTAGAGAGATTTGAAATAATTGGATTAAAATTTACATCATAGATCGCAAATTTATACTTTAAAGAAGGAGTTATATTTTCATTTTTTAAAAACGAATTTTTGATAATAGTTTCATGCTTCATCGCACCAAAAAGAGCTTTTGAAGTGCTATTTTTTTGGCTTAAATTTAAGATCACAAAGCTTTGAAAACAAAAAAGCGACATTATGACAAATGTCGCTATGATCTGGATCTTAAAGCTCTTGTGCATCTATCTTGTAGCCTATACGCCTCTTTGAAGTGATAAAGTCACTAGTTGTTTTGTTTCTTATCTTTAAAACATGCATTCTGATATCAGCGCCTTCTATTTCTTTGTCATTCCAGACAAGATCTCTTAGCTCTTCCATGCTGACGTAAGAATTTAGATGCGAAACTAGACACTCAACAAGTGCGACTTCTTTTGCACTAAGATCGACCATTTTGCCGTTTTTAAATAGCGCACGCTTGTTTAGATTAAAGCTAAACTCGTCATTGATCTTTACTATGTTTTTATCGTCAGTTCCATAGTATTTTCTCATAAGCTCAGCTACTCTAAATTTAAGCTCAGCAAGCTCAAATGGCTTTTTTAGGTATTCGTTACAGCCAAGCTCGTAGCCAATAGCCATATCGCCTATATCAACTAAAGATGTTGTTATCATGATAGGAGCGTTTGGATTTAAACTCCTTATGTACTTGATAACCTCATGCCCATTTACGCCAGGGACTTTTATATCAAGTATAAAAAGATGATAGAAATTTTTCTCTATCAGATCACACGCCTCTTGGCCATCGCTCACTGCTGTAACTTCATAACCAAGCGTCTGTAAAAACTCACAGACGCTCTCTTGAAACCCTAAATCATCTTCTAAAAGCAAAATTTTCAAATCTCTCTCCTAAAAAATAAGTTTTATTAAGATTTAACCCTATTGTAATATTTAATAGGTAAATTCAAAATTAAAATTATTTTTTAAGCATTAAATAAAAATTTGCCCCGCATAGACAATGTAACACCTTAGCAAAAAGACACCACATATTACGAATAATGCGTTGATCACGGCAAATTCGCGTTTAAAATCATGCACCTTTAAAACGCTTAAGTCTAAAATGATAGGCAAAGCCATACCAAAACCAATGACGCCAATATAAAACATCAGCCCAAGAGAATTTGCGCTAAGTGCGTTTGCTACGCTCTGCGCACCACTTGTGCTTGCACCTTTTACAACCATAAAAAGAGCAACTATGAGCAAAAACTCGGTAATAATCGCAAAAAAATCAAATTTTAATAAATAGTGTGCAATATCGTTTTGTCTTTTTGCCTTATCTTTTAGCACGCCAACAAGCAACGTAAATGCACCAGCACAGCTCAAGCCTGATACTAAAAATAATACCGGCAAGACTGATGTATTCCAAAGTGCGATCTTGTGAGCTGCACTTAGCAAAAAGCCTGTATATGCACCAACGCCAATGCCTAGGATAAAAAGTAAAATTTCAAGTAGGCTTGAAAGCTTGCTAGCAAAATTTGCAACCACGTCAAAAAGAGAAATT comes from Campylobacter concisus and encodes:
- the ruvB gene encoding Holliday junction branch migration DNA helicase RuvB — encoded protein: MDRIVEIEKVSFENDFEVSLRPTKFEDYIGQEKIKQNLDVFIKAAKKRNECLDHVLFYGPPGLGKTTLAHIIANEMGVSIKMTAAPMIEKSGDLAAILTNLQEGDVLFIDEIHRLSPAIEEVLYPAMEDFRLDIIIGSGPAAQTIKIDLPKFTLIGATTRAGMISAPLRDRFGMDFRLQFYTSSELSRIVQIASAKLGKECDKNASLEIAKRSRGTPRIALRLLKRIRDFAEVNDEQIISHERAKEGLNALGVNSLGFDEMDIRYLEILMQARRRPMGLSTIAAALSEDEGTVEDVIEPYLLANGFIERTAKGRIASAKCFETFNIKIDIEKGLFE
- a CDS encoding cytochrome C, whose protein sequence is MGEPHLCPKCEQRTIYFDGICYDCRQKEKLKFYQGLSKAEIKQKLKNVLAHTDDIGKYDEIYSDLVYIFYLHGICDEQIIKEVTKQGEYYPFEIYKNAPSDVRDELINSLNGAENIVKINHILCALAWQGDEVVRELFFKLYNAPKPWKAKLHVDTDAYAQVAGWSFDESGKRKSLVFDRCFTCEPSQNAEASIKFKALNDEKCKFCSGEMLEFTIKKESLKRLNLELKNDAVLKFCPTCVGLVQYFCQNDGNSVQTEVVGEGDSEDYLRDAVATLDGQNFELASEVCAHYSYMIDSEILLGGYPQWEQDAEYLKCPKCSKSMKYLAQIPLGSLVDGEGTIYVQVCDECEIIGANFQCT
- a CDS encoding sensor histidine kinase is translated as MHKSFKIQIIATFVIMSLFCFQSFVILNLSQKNSTSKALFGAMKHETIIKNSFLKNENITPSLKYKFAIYDVNFNPIISNLSKQPSNFKFVTLEENGCLFYKSFFIKDKTPYYIVVEKELDNEKSIFLAALMLIVILVAVLFIVYFLYLSSVKPYKEFQKYMNNFFNDAMHELKTPLGVAGMNLEMLGLENKYITRIKNALKQMQITYEDVEYFIKRGYIKFPLERLNLGEYIIERVKFLSSVADVKHIEIKTNLEGDAFTMLSKVEAQRIIDNTITNAIKYSQKESEIIVNLELEADRINLSVQDFGKGIKDVKKIWKRYVREDEIQGGFGLGLNIVSEICQKHGITYGVDSVYGEGSTFYYKFKRA
- a CDS encoding response regulator transcription factor, with protein sequence MKILLLEDDLGFQESVCEFLQTLGYEVTAVSDGQEACDLIEKNFYHLFILDIKVPGVNGHEVIKYIRSLNPNAPIMITTSLVDIGDMAIGYELGCNEYLKKPFELAELKFRVAELMRKYYGTDDKNIVKINDEFSFNLNKRALFKNGKMVDLSAKEVALVECLVSHLNSYVSMEELRDLVWNDKEIEGADIRMHVLKIRNKTTSDFITSKRRIGYKIDAQEL
- the nrfD gene encoding NrfD/PsrC family molybdoenzyme membrane anchor subunit, producing MNNMSGSLAQYSEIYWGWPIAVYLFLAGLSAGASIVAVLISKKYGKENYYFKAAALIAPLAIILGLALLVLDLGKPLSFYWILLLYNFDSVMSIGVALLLVYTPLSVIYALGAFKNEIAMLKISLFDVVANFASKLSSLLEILLFILGIGVGAYTGFLLSAAHKIALWNTSVLPVLFLVSGLSCAGAFTLLVGVLKDKAKRQNDIAHYLLKFDFFAIITEFLLIVALFMVVKGASTSGAQSVANALSANSLGLMFYIGVIGFGMALPIILDLSVLKVHDFKREFAVINALFVICGVFLLRCYIVYAGQIFI